Proteins encoded by one window of Carassius carassius chromosome 30, fCarCar2.1, whole genome shotgun sequence:
- the LOC132110577 gene encoding sine oculis-binding protein homolog A-like isoform X1 — translation MAEMEKEGRPPENKRSRKPAHPVKREINAEMKVPSSRPLPGVGQAGNLHGNSPHLMSFAENTMNELLGWYGYDRVELRDSDDIEIRNYPDGEMRQHISVLKENSLPKASTVENSSGSPPHANSSGSTPTSRNGVTAEASVNPSSSKEHGGLPIIVPLIPPPLIKAPAEEDTSNVQIMCAWCQKVGVKRYSLSMGSELKSFCSEKCFAACRRAYFKRNKLGYVRNCSAREEEGVQHHNLSKDTPRLVLKTNSDVLVCDWCKHIRHTKEYLDFGAGERRLQFCSAKCLNQYKMDIFYKETQAALPGGLCNPPLSTNDMKSESAAGVQLLTPESWGAPMNELRSHKAPSPGGATTVARPSGSTSGSPSETGNMCSSSSSSSSSSSSTKIPTPRPHESPALLPPPPPHIAGLHPALGVPPGSPPMVMTPRGPVPLPLFMEHQMMQQIRPPFLRPPGPNSPHSNPMIPGIGPPPTRTLGPPSSPIHRPLLSPHIHPSSTPTLPMNPPGMMPPHPGGHMPSFPFHPVNMMPAGPIPVPPYMNIGIPSLAPLVPPPTLLVPYPVIVPLPVPIPIPVPIPFNPQASGDRPGNDRTLLNAVSERNDSKAPPPFSQTTSRGEGTDFQQAPPTSDILSPGFSKQTEQGRTNVAEHIVKMENSGNGNSGHSHKDTPADGVIDLTTSHCSRQQLVIQRAVTCVQVKAEPGLSPPPAVLGETEVDGSASTSTGTIEDNHRESNAKSPLASVTLPCVNPSYCSGTPPLSQPVTCSSSTVPTNTITAKTEPGSATPCNVIVNGSCNVPPTESLIRTPPLEQHPLVDSCRRTAAVCDKPAGADLEGEDLKENSCLATERDLAGKKISIDQSAVTAITGEDKPQNPEDAPSGEDHAYALPLMPKPGCVIQPVPKPADKSAAVLPCGLTDPLTGTIPMEMEPPLKRRCLRIRNQNK, via the exons ATGGCTGAGATGGAGAAAGAGGGCAGACCTCCGGAAAACAAGAGGAGCAGAAAGCCAGCTCACCCCGTGAAGAGGGAAATTAATGCAGAGATGAAG GTCCCGTCCAGTCGGCCCCTACCAGGGGTGGGGCAGGCAGGCAATCTCCATGGCAACTCGCCCCATTTGATG aGTTTTGCTGAAAACACCATGAATGAGTTGCTTGGATGGTACGGATATGACAGAGTGGAGTTACGAGACTCAGATGACATAGAGATCCGCAACTACCCTGATGGAGAAATGCGGCAACACATCTCTGTCCTGAAAG AGAACTCTTTGCCAAAAGCATCCACAGTAGAGAACAGCAGTGGTTCTCCTCCACACGCCAACAGCTCTGGCTCTACTCCGACATCACGGAATGGAGTAACAGCCGAGGCGTCTGTAAACCCCTCCTCCTCTAAGGAGCACGGAGGCCTGCCAATCATAGTGCCCTTAATCCCGCCCCCTCTGATCAAAGCACCAGCAG agGAGGACACCTCTAATGTTCAGATAATGTGTGCGTGGTGTCAGAAGGTGGGAGTGAAGCGTTATTCTCTCAGTATGGGCTCTGAACTGAAAAGTTTCTGTAGTGAGAAATGCTTCGCTGCCTGTCGACGTGCCTACTTCAAACGCAACAAG CTTGGATATGTGAGGAATTGCAGT GCCAGAGAGGAGGAGGGCGTTCAGCACCACAACTTGTCCAAAGACACGCCCAGACTTGTCCTCAAGACAAACAGCGATGTGCTT GTCTGTGATTGGTGCAAACACATCCGCCACACTAAGGAATACCTGGATTTTGGAGCGGGTGAAAGACGGCTTCAGTTCTGCAGTGCAAAGTGTCTGAACCAGTATAAGATGGACATATTCTATAAAGAGACTCAGGCTGCACTGCCAGGGGGTTTATGTAACCCTCCTCTCTCCACAAATGATATGAAATCAGAGAGCGCAGCGGGTGTACAGCTCCTCACACCTGAGTCCTGGGGCGCGCCTATGAACGAGCTCCGCAGTCACAAGGCACCTTCACCAGGGGGTGCCACCACTGTAGCCAGACCCTCTGGATCCACCTCAGGGTCACCATCTGAAACTGGAAATATGTGttcctcttcatcttcatcatcctcgtcATCATCATCTACGAAAATCCCCACACCACGGCCACACGAAAGCCCCGCATTACTGCCACCTCCTCCACCACATATAGCAGGTTTACATCCAGCTCTGGGTGTGCCACCTGGCAGCCCACCGATGGTGATGACACCCCGTGGCCCAGTTCCTCTCCCTCTCTTTATGGAGCACCAGATGATGCAGCAGATTCGCCCTCCGTTCTTACGCCCCCCAGGCCCCAATAGCCCTCATTCCAATCCCATGATTCCTGGCATTGGGCCACCACCAACTCGGACTTTGGGTCCTCCATCAAGCCCTATACACCGCCCACTTCTTTCCCCCCACATACACCCATCCTCCACCCCAACCCTTCCTATGAACCCTCCGGGTATGATGCCCCCTCATCCCGGTGGCCACATGCCATCCTTCCCTTTCCATCCAGTTAACATGATGCCAGCTGGACCCATCCCAGTTCCGCCCTATATGAATATTGGCATACCTTCTCTGGCCCCCTTGGTGCCACCACCAACATTATTAGTGCCCTATCCAGTGATTGTGCCATTACCAGTCCCCATACCCATTCCGGTGCCCATACCATTCAATCCCCAGGCTTCTGGTGACCGACCAGGAAATGACAGAACGCTTCTGAACGCTGTGAGTGAGCGGAATGATtcaaaagcaccaccaccatttTCTCAAACCACCTCCAGAGGGGAGGGGACGGACTTTCAACAAGCCCCTCCTACCTCAGATATACTTTCACCAGGATTTTCCAAACAGACAGAGCAGGGCAGGACAAACGTGGCGGAGCATATAGTTAAAATGGAAAACTCTGGTAATGGAAACTCTGGACACTCCCACAAAGACACACCAGCAGATGGGGTCATTGATTTAACAACCAGTCATTGCTCCCGGCAACAGCTAGTTATCCAGAGGGCTGTAACCTGTGTACAGGTAAAAGCAGAGCCCGGGTTAAGCCCACCACCTGCAGTTTTGGGTGAAACTGAGGTGGATGGGTCGGCCAGTACTAGCACAGGTACAATAGAAGATAACCACAGAGAGAGTAATGCTAAAAGCCCTTTGGCTAGTGTGACTCTGCCTTGTGTCAACCCATCCTACTGCAGTGGCACTCCGCCACTTTCTCAGCCAGTCACATGCAGCTCCTCCACTGTTCCTACCAACACCATCACAGCTAAAACTGAGCCTGGCTCTGCTACGCCCTGCAATGTGATTGTTAATGGGAGCTGTAATGTGCCTCCAACAGAGAGTTTGATCAGAACACCTCCGTTAGAGCAGCACCCTCTAGTGGACTCCTGCCGCAGGACTGCCGCTGTGTGTGATAAACCTGCGGGGGCTGATTTAGAAGGAGAGGACCTGAAAGAGAACAGCTGCTTGGCAACAGAAAGAGACTTGGCAGGTAAGAAAATCTCAATTGACCAGTCTGCCGTTACCGCAATAACAGGGGAGGACAAACCTCAGAACCCTGAAGATGCCCCATCTGGTGAGGACCATGCCTACGCTCTTCCCCTAATGCCTAAACCTGGCTGTGTCATTCAGCCTGTTCCCAAACCTGCTGACAAATCCGCTGCCGTTTTGCCCTGTGGCTTGACAGATCCATTAACAGGAACAATTCCAATGGAAATGGAGCCTCCGCTGAAGAGAAGGTGTCTGCGTATCCGCAATCAGAACAAGTGA
- the LOC132110577 gene encoding sine oculis-binding protein homolog A-like isoform X2, protein MAEMEKEGRPPENKRSRKPAHPVKREINAEMKVPSSRPLPGVGQAGNLHGNSPHLMSFAENTMNELLGWYGYDRVELRDSDDIEIRNYPDGEMRQHISVLKENSLPKASTVENSSGSPPHANSSGSTPTSRNGVTAEASVNPSSSKEHGGLPIIVPLIPPPLIKAPAEEDTSNVQIMCAWCQKVGVKRYSLSMGSELKSFCSEKCFAACRRAYFKRNKAREEEGVQHHNLSKDTPRLVLKTNSDVLVCDWCKHIRHTKEYLDFGAGERRLQFCSAKCLNQYKMDIFYKETQAALPGGLCNPPLSTNDMKSESAAGVQLLTPESWGAPMNELRSHKAPSPGGATTVARPSGSTSGSPSETGNMCSSSSSSSSSSSSTKIPTPRPHESPALLPPPPPHIAGLHPALGVPPGSPPMVMTPRGPVPLPLFMEHQMMQQIRPPFLRPPGPNSPHSNPMIPGIGPPPTRTLGPPSSPIHRPLLSPHIHPSSTPTLPMNPPGMMPPHPGGHMPSFPFHPVNMMPAGPIPVPPYMNIGIPSLAPLVPPPTLLVPYPVIVPLPVPIPIPVPIPFNPQASGDRPGNDRTLLNAVSERNDSKAPPPFSQTTSRGEGTDFQQAPPTSDILSPGFSKQTEQGRTNVAEHIVKMENSGNGNSGHSHKDTPADGVIDLTTSHCSRQQLVIQRAVTCVQVKAEPGLSPPPAVLGETEVDGSASTSTGTIEDNHRESNAKSPLASVTLPCVNPSYCSGTPPLSQPVTCSSSTVPTNTITAKTEPGSATPCNVIVNGSCNVPPTESLIRTPPLEQHPLVDSCRRTAAVCDKPAGADLEGEDLKENSCLATERDLAGKKISIDQSAVTAITGEDKPQNPEDAPSGEDHAYALPLMPKPGCVIQPVPKPADKSAAVLPCGLTDPLTGTIPMEMEPPLKRRCLRIRNQNK, encoded by the exons ATGGCTGAGATGGAGAAAGAGGGCAGACCTCCGGAAAACAAGAGGAGCAGAAAGCCAGCTCACCCCGTGAAGAGGGAAATTAATGCAGAGATGAAG GTCCCGTCCAGTCGGCCCCTACCAGGGGTGGGGCAGGCAGGCAATCTCCATGGCAACTCGCCCCATTTGATG aGTTTTGCTGAAAACACCATGAATGAGTTGCTTGGATGGTACGGATATGACAGAGTGGAGTTACGAGACTCAGATGACATAGAGATCCGCAACTACCCTGATGGAGAAATGCGGCAACACATCTCTGTCCTGAAAG AGAACTCTTTGCCAAAAGCATCCACAGTAGAGAACAGCAGTGGTTCTCCTCCACACGCCAACAGCTCTGGCTCTACTCCGACATCACGGAATGGAGTAACAGCCGAGGCGTCTGTAAACCCCTCCTCCTCTAAGGAGCACGGAGGCCTGCCAATCATAGTGCCCTTAATCCCGCCCCCTCTGATCAAAGCACCAGCAG agGAGGACACCTCTAATGTTCAGATAATGTGTGCGTGGTGTCAGAAGGTGGGAGTGAAGCGTTATTCTCTCAGTATGGGCTCTGAACTGAAAAGTTTCTGTAGTGAGAAATGCTTCGCTGCCTGTCGACGTGCCTACTTCAAACGCAACAAG GCCAGAGAGGAGGAGGGCGTTCAGCACCACAACTTGTCCAAAGACACGCCCAGACTTGTCCTCAAGACAAACAGCGATGTGCTT GTCTGTGATTGGTGCAAACACATCCGCCACACTAAGGAATACCTGGATTTTGGAGCGGGTGAAAGACGGCTTCAGTTCTGCAGTGCAAAGTGTCTGAACCAGTATAAGATGGACATATTCTATAAAGAGACTCAGGCTGCACTGCCAGGGGGTTTATGTAACCCTCCTCTCTCCACAAATGATATGAAATCAGAGAGCGCAGCGGGTGTACAGCTCCTCACACCTGAGTCCTGGGGCGCGCCTATGAACGAGCTCCGCAGTCACAAGGCACCTTCACCAGGGGGTGCCACCACTGTAGCCAGACCCTCTGGATCCACCTCAGGGTCACCATCTGAAACTGGAAATATGTGttcctcttcatcttcatcatcctcgtcATCATCATCTACGAAAATCCCCACACCACGGCCACACGAAAGCCCCGCATTACTGCCACCTCCTCCACCACATATAGCAGGTTTACATCCAGCTCTGGGTGTGCCACCTGGCAGCCCACCGATGGTGATGACACCCCGTGGCCCAGTTCCTCTCCCTCTCTTTATGGAGCACCAGATGATGCAGCAGATTCGCCCTCCGTTCTTACGCCCCCCAGGCCCCAATAGCCCTCATTCCAATCCCATGATTCCTGGCATTGGGCCACCACCAACTCGGACTTTGGGTCCTCCATCAAGCCCTATACACCGCCCACTTCTTTCCCCCCACATACACCCATCCTCCACCCCAACCCTTCCTATGAACCCTCCGGGTATGATGCCCCCTCATCCCGGTGGCCACATGCCATCCTTCCCTTTCCATCCAGTTAACATGATGCCAGCTGGACCCATCCCAGTTCCGCCCTATATGAATATTGGCATACCTTCTCTGGCCCCCTTGGTGCCACCACCAACATTATTAGTGCCCTATCCAGTGATTGTGCCATTACCAGTCCCCATACCCATTCCGGTGCCCATACCATTCAATCCCCAGGCTTCTGGTGACCGACCAGGAAATGACAGAACGCTTCTGAACGCTGTGAGTGAGCGGAATGATtcaaaagcaccaccaccatttTCTCAAACCACCTCCAGAGGGGAGGGGACGGACTTTCAACAAGCCCCTCCTACCTCAGATATACTTTCACCAGGATTTTCCAAACAGACAGAGCAGGGCAGGACAAACGTGGCGGAGCATATAGTTAAAATGGAAAACTCTGGTAATGGAAACTCTGGACACTCCCACAAAGACACACCAGCAGATGGGGTCATTGATTTAACAACCAGTCATTGCTCCCGGCAACAGCTAGTTATCCAGAGGGCTGTAACCTGTGTACAGGTAAAAGCAGAGCCCGGGTTAAGCCCACCACCTGCAGTTTTGGGTGAAACTGAGGTGGATGGGTCGGCCAGTACTAGCACAGGTACAATAGAAGATAACCACAGAGAGAGTAATGCTAAAAGCCCTTTGGCTAGTGTGACTCTGCCTTGTGTCAACCCATCCTACTGCAGTGGCACTCCGCCACTTTCTCAGCCAGTCACATGCAGCTCCTCCACTGTTCCTACCAACACCATCACAGCTAAAACTGAGCCTGGCTCTGCTACGCCCTGCAATGTGATTGTTAATGGGAGCTGTAATGTGCCTCCAACAGAGAGTTTGATCAGAACACCTCCGTTAGAGCAGCACCCTCTAGTGGACTCCTGCCGCAGGACTGCCGCTGTGTGTGATAAACCTGCGGGGGCTGATTTAGAAGGAGAGGACCTGAAAGAGAACAGCTGCTTGGCAACAGAAAGAGACTTGGCAGGTAAGAAAATCTCAATTGACCAGTCTGCCGTTACCGCAATAACAGGGGAGGACAAACCTCAGAACCCTGAAGATGCCCCATCTGGTGAGGACCATGCCTACGCTCTTCCCCTAATGCCTAAACCTGGCTGTGTCATTCAGCCTGTTCCCAAACCTGCTGACAAATCCGCTGCCGTTTTGCCCTGTGGCTTGACAGATCCATTAACAGGAACAATTCCAATGGAAATGGAGCCTCCGCTGAAGAGAAGGTGTCTGCGTATCCGCAATCAGAACAAGTGA
- the slc66a3 gene encoding solute carrier family 66 member 3, giving the protein MDGNLTLHLANFSTLFVCMVLKFPQIFVMMRARASAGVSLNSLLLELLGFIVFMSYQMYYDYPPLTYLEYPILIAQDVIVLLLILHYNRNLKHSLIYAALFVGGWQLLTVQKWVIDLAMSLCTFISASSKLAQLQCLWQSKDSRQVSTLTWALATYTCLARIFTTIITTGDTQVLIRFVVMTILNMWVTVTVIYYKPHAVKQD; this is encoded by the exons ATGGACGGCAATTTGACGCTGCATTTAGCGAACTTCAGCACTCTGTTCGTGTGTATGGTGCTGAAGTTCCCGCAGATATTCGTGATGATGCGGGCCAGAGCGAGTGCTGGAGTCAGTCTGAACAGTCTGCTGCTCGAGCTGCTCGG gttcaTAGTATTCATGTCCTATCAGATGTATTATGACTACCCACCGCTCACATACCTGGAGTATCCCATCCTCATTGCTCAAG ATGTTATAGTGCTCCTGTTAATCCTGCACTATAACAGGAACCTGAAACACAGCCTCATATACGCAGCACT GTTTGTGGGTGGATGGCAGCTGCTTACAGTACAGAAGTGGGTGATTGATCTGGCCATG AGTTTGTGCACTTTCATTAGTGCCAGCAGTAAACTGGCACAGCTTCAGTGTTTGTGGCAGTCAAAGGACTCCCGGCAGGTCAGCACTCTCACCTGGGCTCTGGCCACATATACATGCCTGG CGAGGATCTtcaccaccatcatcaccacAGGAGATACACAAG ttctCATTCGGTTTGTCGTCATGACCATTCTGAACATGTGGGTCACGGTTACAGTCATCTACTACAAACCTCATGCAGTGAAGCAGGATTAA
- the LOC132110577 gene encoding sine oculis-binding protein homolog A-like isoform X3, whose amino-acid sequence MAEMEKEGRPPENKRSRKPAHPVKREINAEMKVPSSRPLPGVGQAGNLHGNSPHLMSFAENTMNELLGWYGYDRVELRDSDDIEIRNYPDGEMRQHISVLKENSLPKASTVENSSGSPPHANSSGSTPTSRNGVTAEASVNPSSSKEHGGLPIIVPLIPPPLIKAPAEEDTSNVQIMCAWCQKVGVKRYSLSMGSELKSFCSEKCFAACRRAYFKRNKLGYVRNCSVCDWCKHIRHTKEYLDFGAGERRLQFCSAKCLNQYKMDIFYKETQAALPGGLCNPPLSTNDMKSESAAGVQLLTPESWGAPMNELRSHKAPSPGGATTVARPSGSTSGSPSETGNMCSSSSSSSSSSSSTKIPTPRPHESPALLPPPPPHIAGLHPALGVPPGSPPMVMTPRGPVPLPLFMEHQMMQQIRPPFLRPPGPNSPHSNPMIPGIGPPPTRTLGPPSSPIHRPLLSPHIHPSSTPTLPMNPPGMMPPHPGGHMPSFPFHPVNMMPAGPIPVPPYMNIGIPSLAPLVPPPTLLVPYPVIVPLPVPIPIPVPIPFNPQASGDRPGNDRTLLNAVSERNDSKAPPPFSQTTSRGEGTDFQQAPPTSDILSPGFSKQTEQGRTNVAEHIVKMENSGNGNSGHSHKDTPADGVIDLTTSHCSRQQLVIQRAVTCVQVKAEPGLSPPPAVLGETEVDGSASTSTGTIEDNHRESNAKSPLASVTLPCVNPSYCSGTPPLSQPVTCSSSTVPTNTITAKTEPGSATPCNVIVNGSCNVPPTESLIRTPPLEQHPLVDSCRRTAAVCDKPAGADLEGEDLKENSCLATERDLAGKKISIDQSAVTAITGEDKPQNPEDAPSGEDHAYALPLMPKPGCVIQPVPKPADKSAAVLPCGLTDPLTGTIPMEMEPPLKRRCLRIRNQNK is encoded by the exons ATGGCTGAGATGGAGAAAGAGGGCAGACCTCCGGAAAACAAGAGGAGCAGAAAGCCAGCTCACCCCGTGAAGAGGGAAATTAATGCAGAGATGAAG GTCCCGTCCAGTCGGCCCCTACCAGGGGTGGGGCAGGCAGGCAATCTCCATGGCAACTCGCCCCATTTGATG aGTTTTGCTGAAAACACCATGAATGAGTTGCTTGGATGGTACGGATATGACAGAGTGGAGTTACGAGACTCAGATGACATAGAGATCCGCAACTACCCTGATGGAGAAATGCGGCAACACATCTCTGTCCTGAAAG AGAACTCTTTGCCAAAAGCATCCACAGTAGAGAACAGCAGTGGTTCTCCTCCACACGCCAACAGCTCTGGCTCTACTCCGACATCACGGAATGGAGTAACAGCCGAGGCGTCTGTAAACCCCTCCTCCTCTAAGGAGCACGGAGGCCTGCCAATCATAGTGCCCTTAATCCCGCCCCCTCTGATCAAAGCACCAGCAG agGAGGACACCTCTAATGTTCAGATAATGTGTGCGTGGTGTCAGAAGGTGGGAGTGAAGCGTTATTCTCTCAGTATGGGCTCTGAACTGAAAAGTTTCTGTAGTGAGAAATGCTTCGCTGCCTGTCGACGTGCCTACTTCAAACGCAACAAG CTTGGATATGTGAGGAATTGCAGT GTCTGTGATTGGTGCAAACACATCCGCCACACTAAGGAATACCTGGATTTTGGAGCGGGTGAAAGACGGCTTCAGTTCTGCAGTGCAAAGTGTCTGAACCAGTATAAGATGGACATATTCTATAAAGAGACTCAGGCTGCACTGCCAGGGGGTTTATGTAACCCTCCTCTCTCCACAAATGATATGAAATCAGAGAGCGCAGCGGGTGTACAGCTCCTCACACCTGAGTCCTGGGGCGCGCCTATGAACGAGCTCCGCAGTCACAAGGCACCTTCACCAGGGGGTGCCACCACTGTAGCCAGACCCTCTGGATCCACCTCAGGGTCACCATCTGAAACTGGAAATATGTGttcctcttcatcttcatcatcctcgtcATCATCATCTACGAAAATCCCCACACCACGGCCACACGAAAGCCCCGCATTACTGCCACCTCCTCCACCACATATAGCAGGTTTACATCCAGCTCTGGGTGTGCCACCTGGCAGCCCACCGATGGTGATGACACCCCGTGGCCCAGTTCCTCTCCCTCTCTTTATGGAGCACCAGATGATGCAGCAGATTCGCCCTCCGTTCTTACGCCCCCCAGGCCCCAATAGCCCTCATTCCAATCCCATGATTCCTGGCATTGGGCCACCACCAACTCGGACTTTGGGTCCTCCATCAAGCCCTATACACCGCCCACTTCTTTCCCCCCACATACACCCATCCTCCACCCCAACCCTTCCTATGAACCCTCCGGGTATGATGCCCCCTCATCCCGGTGGCCACATGCCATCCTTCCCTTTCCATCCAGTTAACATGATGCCAGCTGGACCCATCCCAGTTCCGCCCTATATGAATATTGGCATACCTTCTCTGGCCCCCTTGGTGCCACCACCAACATTATTAGTGCCCTATCCAGTGATTGTGCCATTACCAGTCCCCATACCCATTCCGGTGCCCATACCATTCAATCCCCAGGCTTCTGGTGACCGACCAGGAAATGACAGAACGCTTCTGAACGCTGTGAGTGAGCGGAATGATtcaaaagcaccaccaccatttTCTCAAACCACCTCCAGAGGGGAGGGGACGGACTTTCAACAAGCCCCTCCTACCTCAGATATACTTTCACCAGGATTTTCCAAACAGACAGAGCAGGGCAGGACAAACGTGGCGGAGCATATAGTTAAAATGGAAAACTCTGGTAATGGAAACTCTGGACACTCCCACAAAGACACACCAGCAGATGGGGTCATTGATTTAACAACCAGTCATTGCTCCCGGCAACAGCTAGTTATCCAGAGGGCTGTAACCTGTGTACAGGTAAAAGCAGAGCCCGGGTTAAGCCCACCACCTGCAGTTTTGGGTGAAACTGAGGTGGATGGGTCGGCCAGTACTAGCACAGGTACAATAGAAGATAACCACAGAGAGAGTAATGCTAAAAGCCCTTTGGCTAGTGTGACTCTGCCTTGTGTCAACCCATCCTACTGCAGTGGCACTCCGCCACTTTCTCAGCCAGTCACATGCAGCTCCTCCACTGTTCCTACCAACACCATCACAGCTAAAACTGAGCCTGGCTCTGCTACGCCCTGCAATGTGATTGTTAATGGGAGCTGTAATGTGCCTCCAACAGAGAGTTTGATCAGAACACCTCCGTTAGAGCAGCACCCTCTAGTGGACTCCTGCCGCAGGACTGCCGCTGTGTGTGATAAACCTGCGGGGGCTGATTTAGAAGGAGAGGACCTGAAAGAGAACAGCTGCTTGGCAACAGAAAGAGACTTGGCAGGTAAGAAAATCTCAATTGACCAGTCTGCCGTTACCGCAATAACAGGGGAGGACAAACCTCAGAACCCTGAAGATGCCCCATCTGGTGAGGACCATGCCTACGCTCTTCCCCTAATGCCTAAACCTGGCTGTGTCATTCAGCCTGTTCCCAAACCTGCTGACAAATCCGCTGCCGTTTTGCCCTGTGGCTTGACAGATCCATTAACAGGAACAATTCCAATGGAAATGGAGCCTCCGCTGAAGAGAAGGTGTCTGCGTATCCGCAATCAGAACAAGTGA